Proteins from one Carassius auratus strain Wakin linkage group LG28B, ASM336829v1, whole genome shotgun sequence genomic window:
- the LOC113067442 gene encoding zinc finger protein 239-like: MRDQEASTLRIKHTEDTEQTELIEENQESEELSEVEEKNHVKTREKPLSCSQTKQKDLKKRRAKKSFTCTQCPKSFSRKYNLDIHMRVHTRERPYKCDQCGKCFTHTATLKGHMRVHTGERPYTCDQCRKSFIQSSHLKSHMKIHTREKLYSCDQCGKTFLRDSVLKQHLRVHTQEKPYSCDLCGKSFSKLQTLKQHQKLHTGVREYMCFECENTFISAAHLKQHERIHTGEKPYKCSHCEKRFSLSGSLKRHERIHTGEKPYKCSHCDKRFSRSGSLKRHERIHTGEKPYHCTACGKCFSQSSALHSHTKNIHSK, translated from the exons atgagagatCAAGAAGCCTCAACCCTcagaatcaaacacactgaagatactgaacaaacag agCTGATTGAAGAGAACCAGGAGAGTGAAGAATTGagtgaagttgaggagaaaaatcatgtcaaaaccagagaaaagcctttgagttgctctcaaaccaaacagaaagatttaaagaaaagaagagccaagaaatctttcacctgcactcagtgtccAAAGAGTTTCTCACGCAAATATAATCTTGAtattcacatgagagttcacactagagagagaccatacaaatgtgatcagtgcgggaagtgtttcacacatacagcaacACTTAAGggtcacatgagagttcacactggagagagaccatacacatgtgatcagtgccgGAAGAGTTTCATACAATCATCACACCTTAAGAGTCACATGAAGATCCACACAAGAGAGAAACTGTactcatgtgatcagtgcgggaaaaCATTTTTGAGGGATTCAGTCCTAAAGCAGCACCTGAGAGTTCATACACAGGAGAAGCCATATTCGTGtgatttgtgtggaaagagtttttcaaagCTACAAACTTTGAAACAACATCAGAAACTTcatactggtgtgagagagtacatgtgctttgagtgtgaaaatacttttatttcagcGGCCCATTTAAAAcagcatgagaggatccacactggagaaaaaccttacaagtgttcacactgtgaaaagAGATTCAGTCTGTCAGGaagtctgaaaagacatgagaggatccacactggagagaaaccttacaagtgttcacactgtgacaagagattcagtcggtcaggaagtctgaaaagacatgagaggatccacactggagagaaaccgtatcactgcactgcaTGTGGGAAGTGTTTCAGTCAATCATCTGCTCTACACAGTCATACAAAAAACATTCACAGTAAGTAG